In Saccharomonospora marina XMU15, one genomic interval encodes:
- a CDS encoding glycosyltransferase: MRVLVVHNRYRGEQPSGENRVVDRETALLADAGHDVELFERRSDDIATMSPLAKAAVPLRVPWNPAVRVELAARIRAWRPDVVHVHNTFPLLSPSVLAACADERVPAVATLHNYTLVCPPGTLYRDGRVCTDCVGRAPLPSLLHGCYRGSRPATLPVAASVLANRGRWRSQVSRLLCISHAQRELLVRAGLPAGLLTVKHNFVPDVGARRRFPGEHVLYLGRLTEEKGVRLLMAAWDRLARDGGLGVPLVLAGSGPMEVEVAAWARGRSDVRYLGLRDAEECRELAAGAVAVAAPSTWLEAFGLVVVEAMAAGVPAVAAAHGAFPELVDDGVTGLLHRPGDAASLGESLLRITRDGERNRAMGLAARRRYERDFSPAAGLARLVAEYESVLDEARP; this comes from the coding sequence ATGAGGGTTCTGGTCGTGCACAACCGGTACCGCGGCGAGCAGCCCAGCGGCGAGAACCGGGTGGTGGACAGGGAGACTGCCCTGCTCGCGGACGCAGGACACGACGTGGAACTGTTCGAGCGGCGCAGTGACGACATCGCGACCATGTCGCCACTGGCCAAGGCGGCGGTACCGCTGCGGGTGCCGTGGAATCCGGCCGTGCGGGTGGAACTCGCCGCCCGGATACGGGCGTGGCGGCCCGATGTCGTGCATGTCCACAACACCTTCCCGTTGCTGTCGCCCTCGGTGCTGGCCGCGTGCGCCGACGAGCGTGTACCTGCCGTGGCTACCCTGCACAACTACACGCTGGTGTGCCCGCCGGGGACCCTGTACCGCGACGGGCGGGTGTGTACCGACTGTGTCGGCCGCGCGCCACTGCCCTCGCTGCTGCACGGCTGCTACCGGGGGTCGCGGCCTGCCACCCTGCCGGTCGCGGCGAGCGTGCTCGCCAACCGCGGTCGCTGGCGGTCGCAGGTTTCGCGGCTGCTGTGCATCTCGCACGCCCAGCGTGAACTGCTGGTTCGTGCGGGCCTGCCCGCGGGCCTGCTCACCGTCAAGCACAACTTCGTGCCCGACGTGGGTGCGCGGAGGCGGTTTCCCGGCGAGCACGTGCTGTATCTCGGGCGGCTGACCGAGGAGAAAGGCGTGCGCCTGCTCATGGCCGCTTGGGACCGGCTGGCCCGCGACGGCGGTTTGGGTGTCCCGCTCGTGCTGGCGGGGTCCGGCCCGATGGAGGTGGAGGTCGCTGCCTGGGCCCGCGGCCGCTCCGACGTGCGCTACCTCGGTCTGCGCGACGCCGAGGAGTGCCGTGAACTCGCGGCCGGCGCGGTGGCTGTCGCCGCTCCGTCCACTTGGTTGGAGGCGTTCGGGCTGGTGGTGGTGGAGGCCATGGCCGCGGGCGTGCCCGCTGTCGCCGCGGCGCACGGCGCGTTTCCCGAACTCGTCGACGACGGCGTGACCGGTCTGCTGCACCGGCCTGGCGACGCCGCCTCGCTGGGAGAGTCGCTACTGCGGATCACGCGGGACGGCGAACGCAATCGCGCCATGGGCTTGGCGGCGCGGCGGCGCTACGAACGCGACTTCTCCCCCGCCGCTGGACTGGCCCGGCTGGTGGCCGAGTACGAGTCGGTGTTGGACGAGGCGAGGCCGTGA
- a CDS encoding membrane protein yields MSLPQLSSPSAAVPEQQAPPYLGAVWALLIVNTLGSAGAETLIPIPRLVIQVVTMGALVAAFALALLLNPRVRLRPSVFLLSLSLLVVLSVVSSVDLGSGVGALLRCVRFAVFVATLWLLTPWWDSTLTFVRHHIRAAAAVLLSVLLGLLVAPGLALPDYYGGRLVGALWPLTAPQVGQYAAVVIGLTMVLWLGRRCDWRSAVVLLLPAVAALLLSHTRTATLGLVAGLAVAVLSLTFTSARARRMFGWAMLVVGLVTVAAGPAVQAWFLRGQSEEDLANLTGRAKVWDALLALPRSTGERLLGVGLTDKSFDGLPIDSAWLAVYHEQGFVGVAIVCVLLAALVVAAALRPPSIERACAMFLIGYCLVASYTEAGLGDASTYLLHLAVAASLLTSGRQAA; encoded by the coding sequence ATGAGCCTGCCCCAGCTGAGTTCACCGTCGGCGGCGGTGCCCGAACAGCAGGCGCCGCCATACCTCGGCGCGGTGTGGGCGCTACTGATCGTCAACACGCTCGGCTCCGCGGGTGCGGAAACGCTCATCCCGATACCGCGTCTGGTGATCCAGGTGGTGACGATGGGCGCGCTCGTCGCGGCGTTCGCGCTCGCCCTGCTGCTCAACCCGAGGGTGCGGCTGCGGCCAAGCGTCTTCCTGCTTTCACTGAGTCTGCTGGTGGTGCTGAGCGTGGTGTCCAGCGTCGACCTGGGTTCCGGAGTCGGCGCGCTGCTTCGCTGCGTGCGGTTCGCCGTGTTCGTGGCGACGCTGTGGCTGCTGACGCCATGGTGGGATTCCACGCTGACGTTCGTCAGGCACCACATCAGGGCGGCCGCCGCCGTGCTGCTCTCGGTGCTGCTGGGGTTGCTCGTCGCGCCGGGACTCGCACTGCCGGACTACTACGGAGGCAGGCTCGTCGGCGCGCTGTGGCCGCTCACAGCGCCGCAGGTCGGCCAGTACGCGGCTGTCGTCATCGGGCTCACCATGGTGCTGTGGCTCGGCCGCCGCTGCGACTGGCGAAGTGCCGTGGTGCTGCTGTTGCCCGCGGTCGCCGCTCTGCTGCTGAGCCACACCCGTACGGCCACCCTCGGGCTGGTGGCCGGGCTGGCTGTCGCCGTGCTGTCGCTGACGTTCACCAGCGCGCGGGCAAGGCGGATGTTCGGCTGGGCGATGCTGGTCGTCGGGCTGGTGACGGTAGCTGCGGGCCCCGCGGTGCAGGCGTGGTTTCTGCGTGGGCAAAGCGAGGAGGACCTGGCCAACCTCACCGGCAGGGCAAAGGTGTGGGACGCGCTGCTCGCCCTTCCCCGCTCCACAGGTGAGCGACTGCTGGGTGTCGGGCTGACGGACAAGTCCTTCGACGGGCTGCCCATCGACAGCGCCTGGCTCGCCGTCTATCACGAGCAGGGATTCGTGGGTGTCGCCATCGTGTGCGTGTTGCTGGCCGCGCTCGTGGTCGCCGCCGCGCTGCGGCCTCCCTCCATCGAGCGGGCGTGCGCGATGTTCCTCATCGGCTACTGCCTGGTGGCTTCCTACACCGAGGCGGGTCTCGGCGACGCCTCCACCTACCTGTTGCACCTGGCCGTAGCCGCTTCGCTGCTCACCTCGGGCAGGCAAGCGGCATGA
- a CDS encoding right-handed parallel beta-helix repeat-containing protein: MDVPEARNPWRGLALLAVLPVLALVACTPSDESGTGPPDGSRPLAAVCGGTAEGPSQAPEGAVPVDPAVPGDLRAKTNRHGPATTFWLAPGTHRLGKAQYDQVIPKRGNTYVGAPGSVLDGQRANRYAFTGNAADVRVQHLTVRGFVAPVNEGVVNHDSADGWVIEHNTIEGNAGAALMAGARQQVRGNCLRDNGQYGMNAYKADGTITGLVVEGNEIVGNNTADWERRIPECGCSGGVKFWEVNGADIRGNWVHDNRGPALWADTNNNDFLIEGNLIEDNDSAAIFYETSYNAVIRKNLLRRNNWVEGRKFADGGDSFPAATVYVSESGGEPRVPARTDKIEIYDNVLENNWSGITLWENADRFCNSPANTSSGSCTLLVPRQDRCSPPAIESPPLLDDCRWKTQRVDIHHNTFSLDTSVVGCEALCGRMAVLSNYGTYPDWSPYQGEVIQQAITFEQRNRWHDNTYVGPWTFMAFDTDRVLDQPQWQVGPYRQDRGSTFSRAAGG, encoded by the coding sequence ATGGACGTTCCAGAAGCCAGAAACCCGTGGCGTGGCCTGGCGCTGCTCGCGGTGCTGCCGGTGCTGGCGCTGGTGGCGTGCACGCCCTCCGACGAATCCGGCACCGGGCCACCTGACGGTTCGCGGCCACTGGCCGCGGTGTGCGGCGGGACAGCGGAGGGGCCGAGTCAGGCGCCGGAAGGCGCGGTGCCCGTCGATCCGGCCGTGCCGGGAGATCTGCGGGCGAAAACGAACCGGCACGGCCCAGCGACGACGTTCTGGCTCGCGCCGGGGACCCACCGACTCGGAAAGGCGCAGTACGACCAGGTGATTCCGAAGCGGGGCAACACCTACGTCGGCGCGCCCGGCTCCGTGCTGGACGGGCAGCGGGCGAACCGGTACGCCTTCACCGGCAACGCAGCGGACGTGCGCGTCCAGCACCTCACCGTGCGGGGCTTCGTCGCGCCTGTCAACGAGGGCGTGGTCAACCACGACTCCGCCGACGGCTGGGTGATCGAACACAACACCATCGAAGGCAACGCGGGTGCGGCGCTGATGGCGGGTGCGCGACAGCAGGTCCGGGGCAACTGCCTGCGCGACAACGGCCAGTACGGCATGAACGCCTACAAGGCCGACGGCACCATCACCGGCCTCGTCGTCGAGGGCAACGAGATCGTCGGCAACAACACCGCCGACTGGGAGCGCAGGATTCCCGAGTGCGGTTGCAGCGGAGGCGTGAAGTTCTGGGAGGTCAACGGCGCCGACATCCGAGGCAACTGGGTGCACGACAACCGCGGCCCTGCCCTGTGGGCCGATACCAACAACAACGACTTCCTCATCGAGGGCAACCTCATCGAGGACAACGACAGCGCCGCCATCTTCTACGAGACCAGCTACAACGCCGTGATCAGGAAGAACCTGCTGCGCCGCAACAACTGGGTGGAGGGCAGGAAGTTCGCCGACGGCGGCGACAGCTTCCCCGCCGCGACCGTCTACGTGTCGGAGTCCGGTGGCGAGCCAAGGGTTCCCGCTCGCACGGACAAGATCGAGATCTACGACAACGTGCTGGAGAACAATTGGTCGGGGATAACGCTGTGGGAGAACGCCGACCGGTTCTGCAACAGTCCGGCCAACACCTCCTCCGGCAGTTGCACGCTGCTCGTGCCGCGGCAGGACAGATGTTCCCCGCCAGCCATCGAGTCACCGCCGTTGCTCGACGACTGCCGATGGAAGACCCAGCGGGTCGACATCCACCACAACACCTTCTCGCTGGACACCAGCGTCGTCGGCTGCGAGGCACTGTGCGGGCGGATGGCGGTGCTGTCGAACTACGGGACCTACCCGGACTGGTCGCCTTACCAGGGCGAGGTGATACAGCAGGCGATCACCTTCGAGCAGCGCAACCGCTGGCACGACAACACCTACGTCGGGCCGTGGACGTTCATGGCCTTCGACACCGACCGGGTGCTCGACCAGCCACAGTGGCAGGTCGGCCCCTATCGGCAGGACCGGGGCAGCACCTTCTCGCGCGCGGCGGGTGGCTGA
- a CDS encoding heparinase II/III family protein, which yields MTTPGWYLRRLSRMGPLEIAGRVAAETRKRRWRRGGHGQVNAMPGRRFSAGLDTGAVAAVQADARARLLATAERLLDGYGEFFGVSRTDLLAPDWAYDPRTGTTAPNDAYAFDIAYRDEKVVGDIKQLWELSRHQHLTVLAAAYAVSGDDRYAQRVADHLKSWWAANPPLRGVHWVSGIELGIRLLSWVWVRRLLDGWPGAKGLFEDNPEALHQVWWHQRWLVALPSRGSSANNHAVAEQAGLLASACAFDWFAESTRWGQRAMAALDERLRRNTFGSGLNAELATEYHGLVLELGLAGVLEADAAGLEVPDSSWLVLNRMTDALAAVVDTGLRPPRQGDADDGYGLLLDGAGTQRWAALLRTGGALFGRLDWWPETPGGDLLTPLLTSLARAPRAAVRRPARRRWHFADAGLTLLRTSDHEPGTGGEIWCRCDGGPHGFGSIAAHAHADALSIEVRHDGVDVLADPGTYCYHREPAWRAYFRSTLAHNTMELAGRDQSVSGGPFLWTRHARTRVIAAGPLAWSAEHDGYAHGRDAAIHRRSVELDPRRRELKVVDEVRGAVPRPCRLAYHLGPTVTATVAGNTARLRWSVEGHGRAAVLLLPPELTWTAHRGETQPPLGWYSPGFGRRQPCQTLLGTGLAGESALTTVLRLPS from the coding sequence ATGACGACACCGGGCTGGTACCTCCGGCGGCTTTCCCGCATGGGCCCACTCGAGATCGCGGGCAGGGTCGCAGCCGAAACCCGCAAGCGAAGGTGGCGGCGTGGTGGCCACGGTCAGGTCAACGCGATGCCAGGGCGGCGGTTCAGCGCGGGACTCGACACCGGTGCCGTGGCGGCGGTGCAGGCCGATGCCCGCGCCCGGTTGCTGGCCACCGCTGAGCGACTGCTCGACGGCTACGGCGAGTTCTTCGGGGTGAGCAGGACCGACCTCCTCGCCCCGGACTGGGCGTACGACCCGAGAACCGGCACGACGGCACCGAACGACGCCTACGCCTTCGATATCGCCTACCGTGACGAGAAGGTCGTCGGCGACATCAAGCAACTGTGGGAGCTGTCCAGGCACCAGCACCTCACCGTGTTGGCGGCCGCCTATGCGGTCAGCGGCGACGACAGATACGCGCAACGGGTTGCCGACCACTTGAAGTCGTGGTGGGCGGCCAACCCGCCGCTGCGCGGGGTGCACTGGGTGAGCGGTATCGAACTCGGCATCCGGCTGCTGTCGTGGGTGTGGGTGCGCAGGCTGCTCGACGGCTGGCCGGGTGCCAAGGGCCTGTTCGAGGACAACCCCGAGGCGCTGCACCAGGTCTGGTGGCACCAGCGCTGGCTGGTGGCGCTGCCCAGCAGAGGATCGTCGGCCAACAACCACGCGGTCGCGGAGCAGGCCGGGCTACTGGCCTCGGCGTGCGCGTTCGACTGGTTCGCCGAGTCGACGCGCTGGGGTCAGCGGGCGATGGCCGCGCTTGACGAGCGGCTTCGGCGCAACACCTTCGGCAGCGGGCTCAACGCCGAACTCGCCACCGAGTACCACGGTCTGGTGCTGGAGCTGGGCCTGGCGGGCGTGCTCGAGGCCGATGCGGCGGGGCTGGAGGTGCCGGACTCCTCGTGGCTGGTGTTGAACAGGATGACCGACGCACTCGCGGCGGTCGTGGACACCGGGTTGCGTCCCCCCAGGCAGGGTGACGCCGATGACGGCTACGGGCTGCTCCTCGACGGGGCAGGCACGCAGCGGTGGGCGGCGCTGCTGCGCACCGGTGGGGCGCTGTTCGGCCGCTTGGACTGGTGGCCCGAAACCCCGGGCGGGGACCTGTTGACGCCGCTGCTGACCTCGCTGGCCCGCGCGCCGCGAGCGGCCGTACGGCGACCGGCGAGACGTCGCTGGCACTTCGCGGACGCCGGACTGACCCTGCTGCGTACCTCCGATCACGAGCCCGGCACAGGCGGTGAGATCTGGTGTCGCTGTGACGGGGGCCCGCACGGCTTCGGCTCGATCGCGGCGCACGCGCACGCCGACGCGCTGTCCATCGAGGTCCGCCACGACGGCGTGGACGTGCTCGCCGATCCCGGCACCTACTGCTACCACCGCGAGCCCGCGTGGCGCGCCTACTTCAGGTCCACGCTTGCCCACAACACCATGGAACTGGCCGGTCGCGACCAGTCGGTTTCCGGCGGTCCGTTCCTGTGGACAAGGCACGCCAGAACCCGGGTCATCGCCGCGGGCCCGTTGGCGTGGTCCGCCGAGCACGACGGCTACGCGCACGGCAGGGACGCGGCGATCCACCGGCGAAGCGTCGAGTTGGACCCGCGGCGGCGGGAACTGAAGGTGGTCGACGAGGTGCGCGGTGCCGTACCGCGCCCGTGCAGGTTGGCATACCACCTGGGTCCCACGGTGACGGCCACCGTCGCGGGCAATACGGCACGGCTGCGGTGGAGCGTCGAAGGGCACGGGCGGGCCGCCGTGCTGCTGTTGCCGCCCGAGCTGACCTGGACGGCCCACCGGGGTGAGACGCAACCGCCGCTGGGCTGGTACTCGCCCGGGTTCGGCCGCCGCCAACCTTGCCAAACCCTGCTGGGCACGGGGCTCGCGGGCGAGTCGGCACTGACCACCGTGCTGCGGCTGCCCAGCTGA
- a CDS encoding bi-domain-containing oxidoreductase, with product MKHLVQNYKSGELALLDVSPPACKAGGVLVRTLYSLISTGTELMKVSEAGMSLLGKARARPDQVAKVAASVTTNGLAATYRKVTNRLDSYTPLGYSLCGEVVEVGAGVDDVVVGDLVACAGNEHALHSELNWVPRNLYVRVPSEVEPSHAAFATVGAIAMQGVRRGEPRLGDVALVIGLGLIGQLVAQLLTASGVRVVGVDPDPVRCELAEALGAVMCAAPESQLVDAAVAELTDGHGVDQVYLAAGGGSNQPVELAARLSRDRGTVVDIGKCRLDLPWNAYYEKELDVRFSRSYGPGRYDPEYELEGRDYPIGYVRWTERRNLSCFVDLLARGSVDVGSLVSHVAEFADAVDTYRRLSEGELKAVAVLFRYPTPTYPASATGNTAAFVSTASLPRHGHAKLLSEKDLRGKGLHGKGLHGKGLHGKGLHGKGLHGKDTVRVAFIGAGNYACSMLLPHLRDRQDVRLSTVATTTALSAANAERKFGFEASSTDVADVLTDPDVDAVFVVTRHSSHAELVGRALRAGKAVFVEKPLALSEDELRGVLAAVEESGNDRLQVGFNRRFAPLLRKAKGRFGRRVGPATVRYLVNAGRLEQGSWYSRQHTEGSRFAGEGGHFIDTVSWLLDADPISVYACADQGNTGLQVLLRYPDGSTAAITYATGGAASFPKETLDVVADGKVLRLDDFASAQLYARRRSTSPRLPKGRDKGQRAQLDAFLDAVRTGAAMPIPLASLVSTTLATLAVNSSLTSAGPVGIEVPR from the coding sequence GTGAAACACCTCGTGCAGAACTACAAGAGCGGCGAGCTGGCACTGCTCGACGTGTCGCCTCCCGCCTGCAAGGCGGGTGGCGTCCTCGTGCGGACCCTGTACTCGTTGATCTCGACGGGCACCGAGTTGATGAAGGTCTCCGAGGCAGGCATGTCGCTGCTGGGCAAGGCACGCGCGCGGCCGGATCAGGTGGCCAAGGTGGCGGCCAGCGTCACCACCAACGGGCTCGCGGCGACCTACCGCAAAGTCACCAACCGGCTCGACTCCTACACCCCGCTCGGCTACTCGCTGTGCGGTGAAGTGGTGGAGGTCGGCGCGGGTGTGGACGACGTCGTGGTCGGCGACCTGGTGGCGTGCGCGGGAAACGAGCACGCGCTGCATTCGGAGCTGAACTGGGTGCCGCGCAACCTCTACGTCCGGGTGCCGTCGGAGGTGGAACCGAGCCACGCCGCGTTCGCCACTGTCGGCGCGATCGCGATGCAGGGGGTTCGAAGGGGTGAGCCGCGGCTGGGCGATGTGGCGCTGGTGATCGGCCTCGGCCTGATCGGCCAATTGGTGGCGCAACTGCTCACCGCGTCGGGGGTCCGTGTCGTGGGCGTCGACCCCGATCCCGTTCGTTGCGAGCTGGCCGAGGCACTCGGCGCCGTGATGTGCGCGGCGCCGGAGTCGCAGCTGGTCGATGCCGCCGTCGCCGAGCTCACCGACGGGCACGGCGTCGACCAGGTGTACCTGGCGGCGGGTGGGGGCAGCAACCAACCCGTCGAACTGGCGGCGCGGCTGAGCCGTGACCGCGGCACCGTGGTCGACATCGGCAAGTGCAGGCTCGACCTGCCGTGGAACGCCTACTACGAGAAGGAACTCGACGTCCGCTTCTCCCGCTCCTACGGGCCCGGCCGCTACGACCCCGAGTACGAACTCGAGGGCCGCGACTACCCGATCGGCTACGTGCGCTGGACCGAGCGAAGGAACCTCTCCTGCTTCGTCGATCTGCTCGCGCGGGGCAGCGTCGACGTCGGTTCGCTGGTGTCGCACGTCGCCGAGTTCGCCGACGCGGTGGATACCTACCGACGGCTGTCGGAAGGCGAGCTGAAGGCCGTCGCCGTGTTGTTCCGCTACCCGACACCGACCTACCCGGCATCGGCAACCGGCAACACCGCCGCTTTCGTCTCGACGGCCTCACTTCCCCGCCACGGCCACGCCAAGCTGCTGTCCGAGAAGGACCTGCGCGGAAAGGGCCTGCACGGAAAGGGCCTGCACGGAAAGGGCCTGCACGGAAAGGGCCTGCACGGAAAGGGCCTGCACGGAAAGGACACTGTGCGGGTCGCCTTCATAGGTGCGGGCAACTACGCCTGCTCCATGCTGCTGCCACACCTGCGCGACCGGCAGGACGTCCGGCTGAGCACGGTGGCTACCACAACGGCGCTCTCGGCGGCCAACGCCGAGCGGAAGTTCGGCTTCGAGGCGTCGTCCACCGACGTCGCCGACGTGCTCACCGACCCGGATGTGGACGCGGTGTTCGTGGTGACGAGGCACAGCTCGCACGCGGAGTTGGTCGGCCGCGCGCTGCGCGCGGGTAAGGCGGTGTTCGTGGAGAAACCGCTCGCGCTGAGTGAGGACGAGCTGCGCGGGGTGCTGGCCGCCGTCGAGGAATCCGGCAACGACCGGCTGCAGGTCGGCTTCAACCGCAGGTTCGCGCCGCTGCTGCGCAAGGCCAAGGGCCGGTTCGGCCGCAGGGTCGGACCCGCCACCGTGCGCTACCTGGTCAACGCTGGGCGGCTGGAGCAAGGCAGCTGGTACTCCCGGCAGCACACCGAGGGTTCCCGCTTCGCCGGTGAGGGTGGCCACTTCATCGACACCGTGAGCTGGCTGCTGGACGCGGACCCGATCTCGGTGTACGCATGCGCGGACCAGGGCAACACCGGCCTGCAGGTGCTGCTGCGCTATCCGGACGGCTCCACGGCTGCCATCACCTACGCCACCGGTGGAGCGGCCAGTTTCCCCAAGGAAACGCTGGACGTGGTGGCCGACGGCAAGGTGTTGCGGCTGGACGACTTCGCGAGCGCGCAGCTGTACGCGCGGCGCCGCTCGACCAGCCCTCGCCTGCCGAAGGGACGTGACAAGGGGCAACGGGCACAACTGGACGCGTTCCTCGACGCGGTTCGCACCGGCGCTGCGATGCCGATCCCGCTTGCCTCGCTGGTCTCCACCACGCTGGCGACGCTCGCCGTGAATTCCAGTCTCACCAGCGCTGGGCCGGTCGGTATCGAGGTGCCGCGATGA
- the asnB gene encoding asparagine synthase (glutamine-hydrolyzing): MCGIAGTYHWPDGGPLTDRLTKSLAHRGPDGSGRYSHPAGTADVHLGHRRLAIIDPSDAGAQPMVRDGLALTYNGELYNAPELRAELRSAGARFAGGSDTEVVLQAWRRWGTDCLSRFRGMFAFAVFDERRGELVLARDQFGIKPLFFTRRGGGLAFASELKALAGELGSSLRVDKAALVASLLYYWVPDSRCAFEGVEKLPPGTWLRCRQDGSTERGRFYSIREVAQRARERSTSELAAVVEESTRRHLLSDVPVATFLSGGLDSSYLTAVAARHQPGISAYTIGFRQQDAKFEAMPDDLNYARKVARRFGVRLHEIEIAPQVRELLPRMAGYLDEPIGDPAAINTFLICTAAREAGVKVLLSGMGADELFAGYRKHVANLLALRYQRIPRPLRAGVEAAVAHLPVATSRRGLRSVRFAKRFLSFATLPEEAAFRRSYTMYDRGELLDLLDPDLAPLVDDVLTEHADTYHDNALGDFVNRMCLADARLFLPGLNLAYTDRASMAASTEVRVPFVDVDVVEAAFGVPGRRKIVGRQGKVALKQAAAGVLPSEVVHRPKGLFSAPLRAWMSRDLAPMVREVVEDGELVRSGFLRRAPLRRLVEEDRGGRQDYSKHLWHILTLEHWYRGVAGGRHG, translated from the coding sequence ATGTGCGGCATCGCGGGCACCTACCACTGGCCGGACGGCGGACCGCTGACCGACCGGCTCACCAAGAGCCTCGCTCACCGGGGCCCTGACGGGTCGGGCCGGTACAGCCACCCGGCGGGCACCGCCGACGTCCACCTCGGCCACCGCAGGCTCGCGATCATCGACCCCTCCGACGCGGGAGCCCAGCCGATGGTGCGTGACGGACTCGCGCTGACCTACAACGGTGAGCTGTACAACGCGCCCGAACTGCGCGCGGAACTGCGGTCGGCGGGTGCGCGCTTCGCGGGCGGCTCCGACACCGAGGTGGTGCTGCAGGCGTGGCGGCGCTGGGGCACCGACTGCCTGTCCCGGTTTCGCGGAATGTTCGCGTTCGCGGTGTTCGACGAACGCCGAGGGGAGCTGGTGCTGGCACGCGACCAGTTCGGTATCAAGCCGCTGTTCTTCACCCGCCGCGGCGGCGGGCTGGCGTTCGCCTCCGAGTTGAAGGCGCTCGCGGGCGAGCTCGGCTCCTCGCTTCGGGTGGACAAGGCAGCGCTCGTGGCGTCGCTGCTGTACTACTGGGTGCCGGACAGCCGCTGCGCCTTCGAGGGTGTGGAGAAGCTGCCGCCAGGAACGTGGCTGCGGTGCAGGCAGGACGGGAGCACCGAGCGCGGCCGGTTCTACTCGATCCGTGAGGTCGCGCAGCGGGCACGGGAACGCTCCACATCGGAGCTGGCGGCCGTTGTCGAGGAGTCGACACGCAGGCACCTGCTGTCGGACGTGCCCGTCGCGACATTCCTTTCCGGAGGGTTGGACTCCAGCTACCTGACCGCTGTCGCCGCGCGGCACCAACCCGGCATCTCCGCCTACACCATCGGTTTCCGGCAGCAGGACGCGAAGTTCGAGGCGATGCCGGACGACCTGAACTACGCCAGGAAGGTGGCTCGGCGGTTCGGTGTGCGGCTGCACGAGATCGAGATCGCACCCCAGGTGAGGGAACTGCTGCCTCGCATGGCGGGGTACCTGGACGAACCGATCGGCGACCCCGCGGCGATCAACACGTTCCTGATCTGCACGGCCGCACGCGAGGCAGGGGTGAAGGTACTGCTTTCGGGAATGGGCGCCGACGAGTTGTTCGCCGGTTACCGCAAGCACGTCGCGAACCTGCTCGCGCTGCGCTACCAGCGGATACCCCGGCCGTTGCGGGCCGGGGTTGAGGCGGCCGTGGCTCACCTTCCGGTGGCGACGTCGCGGCGGGGACTGCGCAGCGTTCGCTTCGCCAAACGGTTCCTCTCGTTCGCGACGCTGCCGGAGGAGGCCGCGTTTCGGCGCAGCTACACGATGTACGACCGCGGCGAGCTGCTGGATCTGCTCGACCCCGACCTCGCGCCGCTGGTCGACGACGTGCTGACCGAGCACGCCGACACCTACCACGACAACGCGCTGGGCGACTTCGTCAACCGCATGTGCCTGGCCGACGCTCGACTGTTCCTTCCGGGGCTGAACCTGGCCTACACCGACAGGGCGAGCATGGCGGCCTCCACCGAGGTGCGTGTGCCGTTCGTGGACGTGGACGTGGTCGAGGCCGCGTTCGGTGTCCCCGGCCGCCGCAAGATCGTCGGCAGGCAGGGCAAGGTCGCGCTGAAGCAGGCGGCGGCCGGTGTGCTGCCGTCGGAGGTGGTGCACCGACCGAAGGGGCTGTTCAGCGCGCCACTTCGGGCGTGGATGAGCCGTGACCTCGCGCCGATGGTCCGCGAGGTCGTGGAGGACGGCGAACTGGTGCGCTCGGGCTTTCTGCGGCGAGCGCCGCTGCGCAGGCTCGTCGAGGAGGACCGCGGCGGCAGGCAGGACTACTCGAAGCACCTCTGGCACATCCTGACCCTTGAACACTGGTACCGAGGGGTCGCGGGTGGGCGGCACGGTTAG